From Juglans regia cultivar Chandler chromosome 8, Walnut 2.0, whole genome shotgun sequence, the proteins below share one genomic window:
- the LOC109002480 gene encoding transcription factor IBH1-like 1: MRNPSLLKEEFLKRWIIGLRRCTSLKKNMNILERKKVIKFSADLAMASARNGTTSWSRALIANATRDNDNRILAERILGRPESKISVKRVSTIPVMTCNRPKIRSKNILKRSCSTVRRVRKTVPRKVVANCIAKRLIQKRTHILKSLVPGGEFMDETALMEETLDYIAYLRAQVDVMRSCIAS, translated from the coding sequence atgcGCAATCCTAGCTTACTCAAAGAAGAATTCCTTAAAAGATGGATAATTGGTCTTCGAAGATGCacttctttaaagaaaaacatgaaCATCTTGGAGAGAAAGAAGGTCATAAAGTTTTCCGCAGACCTAGCCATGGCTTCTGCTAGAAATGGGACAACGTCGTGGAGCCGTGCCCTCATTGCCAATGCTACAAGAGACAATGATAACAGAATCCTGGCTGAGCGAATCTTGGGCCGGCCGGAGTCTAAAATTTCGGTAAAGAGAGTTTCAACTATTCCAGTCATGACTTGCAACAGGCCGAAGATTAGAAGCAAGAACATCTTGAAAAGAAGCTGCAGTACAGTCCGTAGAGTAAGAAAAACTGTGCCTCGTAAGGTTGTTGCCAACTGTATTGCAAAGAGATTAATTCAGAAGAGAACACATATTCTCAAGAGTCTTGTGCCCGGAGGAGAATTCATGGATGAGACAGCTTTGATGGAAGAAACTCTAGATTATATCGCATATCTGCGAGCTCAGGTTGATGTAATGCGATCATGTATTGCTAGCTAG